The following are from one region of the Anguilla rostrata isolate EN2019 chromosome 7, ASM1855537v3, whole genome shotgun sequence genome:
- the fgl2a gene encoding fibrinogen-like 2a, which translates to MRIALTCVCWTLLLSAPRVAAETADGQAAGEKGVAPGCPVRFKAAGQCGDGEECPYQVTLPPLTIQLPKQFRMLEKTMKELQSLKETVKKLKSQCQQCRQPADHNLQRDSGEMLPLDQPARGDKDEGGDPDGRGRDPESAATLQEMQQKMNRMFNSLKNARTNITKLQGRLEGLNLINMDNVKSIVDSKVENITNVISNLSKCSSPCPAHSSSQFIMAPRDCSDYNMMAERKNGVYKVAPEPQNGTFEVYCDMESYGGGWTVLQRRLNGSVNFNRTWAAYKEGFGDVRGEFWLGNDRIHQLTKAKDMVLRIELEDFQGVREYAKYDRFYISNEFLRYRLTVSGYSGTAGDALHFNKHYNHDQKFFTTPDKDNDMYPSGNCGAYYSSGWWFDACMSANLNGKYYKEKYKGVRNGIFWGTWHNMTQEYYPTNYRNPFKTVKMMIRPKNYAP; encoded by the exons ATGAGGATCGCGCTGACGTGCGTGTGTTGGACCCTGCTGCTGTCCGCGCCCCGGGTCGCCGCGGAGACGGCCGACGGGCAGGCTGCAGGGGAGAAGGGCGTCGCCCCCGGCTGCCCGGTGCGGTTCAAAGCCGCGGGGCAGTGCGGGGACGGGGAGGAGTGCCCGTACCAGGTCACCCTGCCTCCCCTCACCATCCAGCTGCCCAAACAGTTCAGGATGCTGGAGAAGACCATGAAGGAGCTCCAGAGCCTGAAGGAGACGGTCAAGAAGCTCAAGAGCCAGTGCCAGCAGTGCCGGCAGCCGGCCGACCACAACCTGCAGAGGGACAGCGGCGAGATGCTGCCGCTCGACCAGCCGGCCCGCGGCGACAAGGACGAGGGCGGCGACCCCGACGGCCGCGGCAGGGACCCGGAAAGTGCCGCCACCTTGCAGGAGATGCAGCAGAAGATGAACCGCATGTTCAACAGCCTGAAGAACGCCCGCACCAACATCACCAAACTGCAGGGGCGCCTGGAGGGGCTCAACCTCATCAACATGGACAACGTCAAGTCCATCGTGGACAGCAAGGTGGAGAACATAACCAACGTCATCAGCAACCTCAGCAAGTGCTCCAGCCCGTGCCCGGCGCATTCGTCATCGCAGT TCATTATGGCGCCGAGAGACTGCTCCGACTACAACATGATGGCGGAGAGAAAGAACGGGGTCTACAAGGTGGCGCCTGAGCCCCAGAACGGCACCTTCGAGGTGTACTGCGACATGGAGTCCTACGGCGGGGGGTGGACCGTGCTGCAGCGGCGCCTGAACGGGAGCGTGAACTTCAACCGCACCTGGGCCGCGTACAAGGAGGGCTTCGGCGACGTCCGCGGGGAGTTCTGGCTGGGCAACGACAGGATCCACCAGCTGACCAAGGCCAAGGACATGGTCCTCCGGATCGAGCTGGAGGACTTCCAGGGGGTGAGGGAGTACGCCAAGTACGACCGCTTCTACATTTCCAACGAGTTCCTCCGCTACCGCCTGACGGTCAGCGGCTACTCTGGCACGGCCGGGGACGCCCTGCACTTCAACAAGCATTACAACCACGACCAGAAGTTCTTCACCACCCCAGACAAGGACAATGACATGTACCCGTCCGGCAACTGCGGGGCCTACTACAGCTCCGGCTGGTGGTTCGATGCCTGCATGTCAGCCAATCTCAATGGCAAATACTACAAGGAGAAATACAAGGGGGTGCGCAACGGAATCTTCTGGGGCACGTGGCACAACATGACACAGGAATACTACCCCACCAATTACAGAAATCCTTTCAAGACTGTCAAAATGATGATCCGACCCAAGAACTATGCGCCGTAA
- the fam185a gene encoding protein FAM185A, with protein MGHLRNLKLQSVWFLVQFWDSYCQQLNAGDLYITTLGEGNVRIQKMECDTCKVLTETGNCVLQSVKSHKVLVQSVEGNIICLGTIHGNVDISTSGNSMVNIKKLQGTSMNVSTEHGPLKVKAIYAESTSVSSTSGKIELGHLHGDATIRNKLGDVIVDGSNGHLKVFSQEGDIDAYVEQQGSAELHSTQGAISVRVPASMRAAVLLSGASVEISPQITLHQVEQESTNAYTTLTALLNGKAEGGQRIRAQTESGAVSLRTQSWFESLKLGS; from the exons ATGGGCCACCTGCGAAATTTGAAGTTGCAATCAGTGTGGTTTCTGGTCCAGTTCTGGGACTCATACTGCCAACAGTTAAATGCAGGAG ATCTGTACATCACGACACTGGGGGAGGGGAACGTGAGGATCCAAAAGATGGAGTGTGACACCTGCAAGGTTCTCACAGAGACTGGAAACTGTGTCTTGCAGTCAGTAAAG AGCCACAAGGTGCTTGTGCAGTCTGTCGAAGGAAACATCATATGCCTGGGCACCATTCATGGAAACGTGGACATCAGCACGTCTGGAAACAGT ATGGTCAACATCAAAAAGCTCCAAGGAACCAGCATGAATGTGTCCACAGAGCATGGGCCACTGAAGGTCAAAGCCATTTACGCAGAGTCTACCTCCGTATCCTCCACCTCAGGGAAAATCGAGCTGGGACACCTGCATG GGGATGCCACAATACGGAATAAACTGGGGGATGTAATTGTAG ATGGGTCAAACGGCCACCTGAAGGTTTTCTCCCAGGAGGGGGACATCGATGCCTATGTGGAGCAGCAAGGGTCCGCAGAGCTGCACAGCACGCAAG GGGCCATCTCTGTGAGGGTCCCGGCCTCTATGCGGGcggctgtgctgctgtctggAGCCTCGGTGGAGATCAGCCCTCAGATCACCTTACACCAGGTGGAGCAGGAGTCCACCAACGCCTACACCACCCTCACCG CCCTTCTGAACGGGAAGGCCGAGGGGGGGCAGCGGATCAGGGCCCAGACGGAGAGCGGGGCCGTCAGCCTGAGGACCCAGAGCTGGTTTGAGTCGCTCAAGCTCGGCAGCTGA